In Peromyscus leucopus breed LL Stock chromosome 16_21, UCI_PerLeu_2.1, whole genome shotgun sequence, a single genomic region encodes these proteins:
- the LOC114705831 gene encoding LOW QUALITY PROTEIN: heterogeneous nuclear ribonucleoprotein L-like (The sequence of the model RefSeq protein was modified relative to this genomic sequence to represent the inferred CDS: substituted 1 base at 1 genomic stop codon) codes for MSSSTTSSSPKEETXEEEDREFESQAKRLKTEEGEIGYSAEESETRQEATPQAGSDSDGGGGGGGGGDGSEGGSGCDEGGDKGGGGGGGPRSVPQSMEGGGHHHQVSVSPVVHVRGLCESVVEADLVEALEKFGTICHVMMMPFKRQALVEFENVDSAKECVTFAADEPVYNAGQQAFFNYSASKRITRPGNTDDPSGGNKVLLLSIQNPLYPITVDVLYTVCNPVGKVQRIVIFKRNGIQAMVEFESVLCAQKAKAALNGADIYAGCCTLKIEYARPTRLNVIRNDNDSWDYTKPYLGRRDRGKGLQRQAILGDHPSSFRRDGYGSHGPLLPLPSRYRMGSRDTPALVAYPLPQASSSYMHGGSPSGSVVMVSGLHELNMNCSRVFNLFCLYGNIEKVKFMKTIPGTALVEMGDEYAVERAVTRLNNVKLFGKRLNVCVSKQHSVVPSQVFELEDGTSSYKDFAMSKNNRFTSAGQASKNIIQPPSCVLHYYNVPLCVTEETFTKLCNDQEVLPFIKYRVFHRKASAKTLSGLLEWKCKTDKAVEALTALNHYQIRVPNGSNPYTLKLCFSTSSHLQEEKSMLDLRSSLLQF; via the exons atgtcctcctccaccacctcctcctccccgaAGGAGGAGACGTAAGAGGAGGAGGACCGGGAGTTCGAGAGCCAGGCCAAGCGCCTCAAGACCGAGGAAGGAGAGATCGGCTACTCGGCGGAGGAGAGCGAGACTCGCCAGGAAGCGACGCCTCAGGCCGGGAGCGAcagcgacggcggcggcggcggcggcggtggaggCGACGGCAGCGAAGGAGGGAGCGGCTGCGACGAAGGCGGCGAcaaaggcggcggcggcggcggcggcccccgGAGCGTGCCCCAGTCCATGGAAGGAGGTGGACATCATCATCAAGTTTCTGTCTCCCCTGTTGTGCATGTCCGAGGGCTCTGTGAGTCGGTGGTGGAAGCCGACCTTGTGGAGGCGCTGGAGAAATTTGGGACAATATGCCACGTGATGATGATGCCGTTTAAACGACAGGCTCTAGTGGAGTTTGAAAATGTCGATAGTGCCAAAGAGTGTGTGACATTTGCTGCAGATGAGCCTGTGTACAATGCTGGCCAACAGGCTTTCTTCAACTATTCTGCAAGTAAAAGAATCACCCGGCCAGGAAACACTGATGATCCCTCAGGGGGCAACAAAGTTCTCCTGCTCTCCATTCAGAATCCTCTTTATCCAATCACAGTGGATGTTCTATATACAGTATGCAACCCTGTTGGAAAAGTACAACGTATTGTTATATTCAAGAGAAATGGGATACAAGCAATGGTTGAGTTTGAGTCGGTCCTTTGTGCCCAAAAAGCTAAAGCAGCACTCAATGGAGCTGATATATATGCCGGATGTTGCACACTAAAAATCGAATATGCAAGGCCAACTCGTCTAAATGTCATTAGGAATGACAATGACAGTTGGGACTACACTAAGCCTTATTTGGGAAGACGAG ATAGAGGAAAGGGTCTCCAGAGACAAGCCATTTTGGGAGATCATCCTTCTTCGTTCAGACGTGATGGCTATGGATCGCATGGTCCATTGTTGCCTTTACCAAGCCGTTACAGAATGGGCTCTAGAGATACACCTGCACTTGTTGCTTATCCATTACCACAAGCTTCTTCCTCTTACATGCATGGAGGAAGTCCCTCTGGCTCCGTCGTCATGGTCAGTGGATTACACGAGCTCAACATGAATTGTTCAAGAGTCTTCAACCTGTTCTGCTTGTATGGAAATATCGAAAAGGTAAAATTTATGAAGACCATTCCTGGCACAGCACTTGTAGAAATGGGTGACGAGTATGCTGTAGAAAGAGCTGTCACACGCCTTAATA atgtcaaactcTTTGGGAAAAGACTTAATGTTTGTGTATCTAAACAACATTCAGTTGTTCCAAGTCAAGTATTTGAGCTGGAGGATGGTACAAGTAGCTACAAAGATTTTGCAATGAGTAAAAATAATCGCTTTACAAGTGCTGGCCAAGCATCTAAGAATATAATCCAGCCACCCTCCTGTGTGCTGCATTATTATAATGTTCCACTGTGTGTCACAGAGGAGACCTTCACAAAGTTGTGTAACGACCAGGAAGTCCTTCCATTCATCAAATACAGAGTGTTCCACAGGAAAGCTTCTGCTAAAACCCTCTCAGGGTTGCTGGAGTGGAAATGCAAGACTGACAAAGCCGTGGAAGCCCTCACTGCACTCAACCACTACCAGATCCGAGTCCCAAATGGTTCCAACCCCTATACATTGAAGCTTTGCTTTTCTACATCATCCCATTTACAAGAAGAGAAGAGCATGTTAGATTTACGTTCATCTTTATTACAGTTTTAA
- the LOC114705833 gene encoding heterogeneous nuclear ribonucleoprotein L-like has product MASTETLTLPAPAEPSQSTEQLELQPSKLKAKEEETVETAVMRLWQGRPCHGLLERAAAEVAAAAAVEAAGTDWRHLRLGSHAATLAAAMSSSTTSSSPKEETYEEEDREFESQAKRLKTEEGDIGYSAEESETRQEATPQAGSDSDSDKEEGEGDDGDEDEGGSGGDEGGSGGGGPRSVPQSMEGGGSHHQVSVSPVVHAPGLCESVVEADLVEALEKFGTICYVMMMLFKGQALVEFENVDSAKECVTFAADEPVYNAGQQAFFNYSASKRITRPGNTDDPSGGNKVLLLSIQNPLYPITVDVLYTVCNPVGKVQRIVIFKRNGMQAMVEFESVLCAQKAKAALNGADIYAGCCTLKIEYARPTRLNVTRNDNDSWDYTKPYLGRRDRGKGLQRQAILGDHPSSFRHDGYGSHGPLLPLPSRYRMGSRDTAALVAYPLPQASSSYMHGGSPSGSVVMVSGLHQLNMNCSRVFNLFCLYGNIEKVKFMKTIPGTALVEMGDKYAVERAVTHLNNVKLFGKRLNVCVSKQHSVVPSQVFELEDGTSSYKDFAMSKNNRFTSAGQASKNIIQPPSCVLHYYNVPLCVTEETFTKLCNDHEVLPFIKYKVYDGKASAKTLSGLLEWKCKTDKAVEALTALNHYQIRVPNGSNPYTLKLCISTSSHLQEEKSMLDLRSSLLQF; this is encoded by the exons ATGGCCTCTACAGAGACTTTGACACTGCCTGCTCCAGCAGAGCCCTCCCAGTCCACAGAGCAATTGGAGCTTCAGCCATCAAAACTGAAAGCTAAG gaagaggagacagtGGAAACAGCAGTGATGCGGCTGTGGCAAGGACGGCCTTG CCACGGGCTCCTGGAGCGCGCTGCAGCAGAGGTGGCTGCAGCAGCAGCGGTGGAGGCGGCGGGGACGGATTGGCGACATCTGAGGCTCGGCTCCCACGCCGCCACCTTGGCGGCTGCCatgtcctcctccaccacctcctcctccccgaAGGAGGAGACGTACGAGGAGGAGGACCGGGAGTTCGAGAGCCAGGCCAAGCGCCTCAAGACCGAGGAAGGAGACATCGGCTACTCGGCGGAGGAGAGCGAGACTCGCCAGGAAGCGACGCCTCAGGCCGGGAGCGACAGCGACAGCGACAAAGAAGAGGGCGAAGGCGACGACGGCGATGAAGATGAAGGAGGCAGCGGCGGAGACGaaggcggcagcggcggcggcggcccccgGAGCGTGCCCCAGTCCATGGAAGGAGGTGGAAGTCATCATCAAGTTTCTGTCTCCCCTGTTGTGCATGCCCCAGGGCTCTGTGAGTCGGTGGTGGAAGCCGACCTTGTGGAGGCGCTGGAGAAATTTGGGACAATATGCTACGTGATGATGATGCTGTTTAAAGGACAGGCTCTAGTGGAGTTTGAAAATGTCGATAGTGCCAAAGAGTGTGTGACATTTGCTGCAGATGAGCCTGTGTACAATGCTGGCCAACAGGCTTTCTTCAACTATTCTGCAAGTAAAAGAATCACCCGGCCAGGAAACACTGATGATCCCTCAGGGGGCAACAAAGTTCTCCTGCTCTCCATTCAGAATCCTCTTTATCCAATCACGGTGGATGTTCTATATACAGTATGCAACCCTGTTGGAAAAGTACAACGTATTGTTATATTCAAGAGAAATGGGATGCAAGCAATGGTTGAGTTTGAGTCGGTCCTTTGTGCCCAAAAAGCTAAAGCAGCACTCAATGGAGCTGATATATATGCCGGATGTTGCACACTAAAAATCGAATATGCAAGGCCAACTCGTCTAAATGTGACTAGGAATGACAATGACAGTTGGGACTACACTAAACCTTATTTGGGAAGACGAG ATAGAGGAAAGGGTCTCCAGAGACAAGCCATTTTGGGAGATCATCCTTCTTCGTTTAGACATGATGGCTATGGATCGCATGGTCCATTGTTGCCTTTACCAAGTCGTTACAGGATGGGCTCTAGAGATACAGCTGCACTTGTTGCTTATCCATTACCACAAGCTTCTTCCTCTTACATGCATGGAGGAAGTCCCTCTGGCTCCGTTGTCATGGTCAGTGGATTACACCAGCTCAACATGAATTGTTCAAGAGTCTTCAACCTGTTCTGCTTGTATGGAAATATCGAAAAGGTAAAATTTATGAAGACCATTCCTGGCACAGCACTTGTAGAAATGGGTGACAAGTATGCTGTAGAAAGAGCTGTCACACACCTTAATAATGTCAAACTCTTTGGGAAAAGACTTAATGTTTGTGTATCTAAACAACATTCAGTTGTTCCAAGTCAAGTATTTGAGCTGGAGGATGGTACAAGTAGCTACAAAGATTTTGCAATGAGTAAAAATAATCGCTTTACAAGTGCTGGCCAAGCATCTAAGAATATAATCCAGCCACCCTCCTGTGTGCTGCATTATTATAATGTTCCACTGTGTGTCACAGAGGAGACCTTCACAAAGTTGTGTAACGACCACGAAGTCCTTCCATTCATCAAATACAAAGTGTACGACGGGAAAGCTTCTGCTAAAACCCTCTCAGGGTTGCTGGAGTGGAAATGCAAGACTGACAAAGCCGTGGAAGCCCTCACTGCACTCAACCACTACCAGATCCGAGTCCCAAATGGTTCCAACCCCTATACATTGAAGCTTTGCATTTCTACATCATCCCATTTACAAGAAGAGAAGAGCATGTTAGATTTACGTTCATCTTTATTACAGTTTTAA